A genomic segment from Deltaproteobacteria bacterium encodes:
- a CDS encoding glycine/betaine/sarcosine/D-proline family reductase selenoprotein B, which yields MRIVHYLNQFFGGIGGEEQAGSPLRAVENAVGPARLLEQTLGDGAAVVHTLVCGDNHAVEHQEELVAAVLDHVRGARADLFVAGPCFDAGRYGMAAGALCTAVQNELGIPAVTAMHEENPGVDLYREGLYIVDSGKNAAKMKPVVQRMAGLARKLVAGDAIGLPGEEGYLTRGLIRDQFVDRTSAERLVDMVLAKVQGQPFDTEMPVTAFEPVTKPSGVDDLSKAKVMLITDGGLVPKGNPDNIEGMAATRWGAYDIAGADDLAGEDYEISHGGYDPRFVQADPDRLVPLDALRQLEKEGVVGKVHGEFLSTSGLSNPLSNTRRLGREMAEKVKREGVDAVILTSTUGTSTRSGAAITTELEKAGVPVVQMTSALPIAKMVGSNRVVLGHGIVHVAGDASLPAEEEKALRRRLVEEALDSLKAEGGAD from the coding sequence ATGAGGATCGTCCACTACCTGAACCAGTTCTTCGGGGGCATCGGCGGCGAGGAGCAGGCCGGGAGCCCGCTTCGAGCGGTCGAGAACGCCGTCGGTCCGGCCCGGCTGCTGGAGCAGACCCTGGGTGACGGGGCCGCCGTGGTCCACACCCTGGTGTGCGGCGACAACCACGCGGTGGAGCACCAGGAGGAGCTGGTGGCCGCCGTCCTGGACCATGTCCGCGGCGCCCGCGCCGACCTGTTCGTGGCCGGCCCCTGCTTTGACGCGGGACGTTACGGCATGGCCGCCGGCGCCCTGTGCACCGCCGTGCAAAACGAGCTCGGCATCCCGGCCGTCACCGCCATGCACGAGGAGAACCCCGGCGTCGACCTCTACCGCGAGGGCCTCTACATCGTCGACTCCGGCAAGAACGCCGCCAAAATGAAGCCGGTGGTCCAACGCATGGCCGGCCTCGCGCGCAAGCTGGTGGCCGGCGATGCCATCGGCCTGCCCGGCGAAGAGGGCTACCTGACCCGCGGCCTGATACGGGACCAGTTCGTGGACAGGACCTCGGCCGAGCGGCTCGTGGACATGGTCCTGGCCAAGGTCCAGGGGCAGCCGTTCGACACCGAGATGCCCGTCACCGCCTTCGAGCCCGTGACCAAGCCCAGCGGCGTCGACGACCTGTCCAAGGCCAAGGTCATGCTCATCACCGACGGCGGCCTCGTGCCCAAGGGCAACCCGGACAACATCGAAGGCATGGCCGCCACCCGCTGGGGCGCCTACGACATCGCCGGCGCCGACGACCTGGCGGGAGAGGATTACGAGATCTCCCACGGCGGCTACGACCCGCGCTTCGTCCAGGCCGACCCCGACCGCCTCGTGCCCCTCGACGCCCTGCGGCAACTGGAGAAGGAAGGTGTGGTCGGCAAGGTCCACGGCGAGTTCCTCTCCACCTCGGGCCTGTCCAACCCCCTGTCCAACACCCGCCGGCTGGGCCGCGAGATGGCCGAGAAGGTCAAGCGCGAGGGAGTCGACGCCGTCATCCTCACCTCCACGTGAGGCACCAGCACTCGCAGCGGCGCTGCGATCACCACCGAGCTCGAGAAGGCCGGCGTCCCCGTCGTGCAGATGACCTCCGCCCTCCCCATCGCCAAGATGGTCGGCTCCAACCGCGTCGTACTCGGCCACGGCATCGTCCACGTGGCCGGAGACGCGAGCCTGCCGGCGGAGGAGGAAAAGGCCCTGAGGCGCAGGCTCGTGGAGGAGGCGCTGGATTCGTTGAAGGCGGAGGGGGGCGCGGACTAA